The following proteins are co-located in the Desulfatitalea tepidiphila genome:
- the rpsD gene encoding 30S ribosomal protein S4, which yields MARYTGSVCRICRRENLKLFLKGDRCYSDKCAFDRRSYAPGEQGQRRRGKISDYGVQLREKQKVKRMYGLSEKQFHLSFVEADRQKGITGTNLLVLLERRLDNVVYRLGFANSRSQGRHFVRHNHFLVNGKQVNIPSYLLAVGDVVSVREKSQKVQAICDSVEAVVRRGVPQWLDLEKDKMKGVVKNLPVRDDLTMPMQEQLIVELYSK from the coding sequence TTGGCACGATATACTGGTTCGGTATGTAGAATATGCCGAAGGGAAAATTTAAAGCTGTTCCTGAAAGGTGATCGTTGTTACTCAGATAAATGTGCGTTCGACAGGCGCAGTTATGCCCCGGGAGAACAGGGACAACGTCGTCGTGGGAAAATATCCGACTATGGCGTTCAGCTGCGAGAGAAGCAAAAGGTCAAACGGATGTATGGCCTTTCCGAGAAGCAGTTTCATTTGAGTTTCGTCGAAGCAGATCGTCAAAAAGGGATTACGGGTACCAATTTGCTCGTACTTTTGGAAAGACGACTGGATAATGTGGTCTATCGCTTAGGTTTTGCTAACTCGAGAAGCCAAGGCAGACATTTTGTCCGGCACAATCATTTTCTGGTCAACGGAAAACAGGTGAATATTCCCTCCTATCTGCTTGCTGTCGGCGATGTCGTCAGTGTTAGGGAAAAAAGCCAGAAAGTACAGGCGATTTGTGATTCGGTAGAAGCTGTCGTCAGGCGAGGCGTCCCCCAGTGGCTGGATCTCGAAAAGGACAAAATGAAAGGCGTTGTCAAGAACCTGCCTGTCCGCGATGATTTGACCATGCCGATGCAGGAACAGCTTATCGTTGAGCTCTATTCCAAGTAG
- a CDS encoding DNA-directed RNA polymerase subunit alpha, translated as MPSNELMYVNWQEMIKPEKVQVSSTNEYGKFVCEPLERGFGTTLGNSLRRIILSSLFGAAITSVRIDGVQHEFSVIPGVLEDVSEIILNLKQVRLKTKDYQPRKLTCKANGEGIVTAGQFVSPDGAIEILNPELHIASLSPEGKLVMEMMVKGGKGYSLSEANKEEDAPIGTIPIDAVFSPIKRVNYVVGNARVGQRTDYDKLTLEVWTDGSVSPEDAVAYAAKIFKDQLSIFINFDEDVEADSSKKMSDDELVEFNDNLYRSVDELELSVRSANCLKNAEINKIYQLVQKTENEMLKTKNFGRKSLNEIKEVLTEMGLTLGMKLDGFVPPPEDTAEEEGEL; from the coding sequence ATGCCATCAAATGAACTTATGTACGTCAACTGGCAAGAGATGATAAAGCCGGAAAAAGTGCAGGTATCCAGCACGAATGAATACGGCAAGTTCGTTTGCGAGCCGCTTGAGCGTGGTTTCGGAACGACCTTGGGTAATTCGCTGCGGCGCATCATTCTCTCTTCCTTATTTGGCGCTGCAATTACATCCGTAAGGATAGACGGCGTTCAACATGAGTTCAGTGTTATCCCCGGCGTTTTAGAAGATGTATCTGAAATCATTTTGAATCTGAAGCAAGTGCGTTTGAAGACAAAAGATTACCAACCGCGCAAGCTGACCTGCAAAGCGAATGGAGAAGGAATTGTCACTGCCGGGCAGTTCGTAAGCCCGGACGGCGCCATAGAAATTCTTAATCCTGAATTACATATCGCCAGTCTATCCCCCGAGGGGAAGTTGGTTATGGAGATGATGGTCAAGGGCGGTAAGGGTTATTCGCTGTCTGAAGCCAACAAGGAAGAAGATGCGCCAATCGGCACCATTCCCATCGATGCGGTATTTTCGCCGATTAAGCGAGTGAATTATGTTGTAGGGAACGCACGTGTTGGACAACGTACAGACTACGACAAGTTGACCCTTGAAGTGTGGACGGATGGTAGTGTTTCACCCGAAGATGCGGTGGCCTACGCGGCAAAGATTTTCAAGGACCAATTATCGATATTCATCAATTTTGACGAGGACGTCGAAGCGGATAGCAGTAAGAAAATGAGTGACGACGAACTGGTTGAATTTAATGACAACCTGTATCGCAGTGTCGACGAACTCGAATTGTCTGTGAGAAGTGCCAATTGTTTGAAGAATGCAGAAATTAATAAAATCTACCAACTCGTACAAAAGACAGAAAACGAGATGCTTAAAACCAAGAATTTCGGGCGAAAATCCTTAAATGAAATCAAAGAGGTTTTGACAGAGATGGGGTTGACGCTGGGTATGAAGCTCGATGGATTCGTACCACCACCCGAAGATACGGCAGAAGAAGAAGGGGAGTTATAG
- the rplQ gene encoding 50S ribosomal protein L17, translated as MRHRKSGIKLGRTTSHRQAMFRNMVTSLFKYERIRTTDVKAKELRRWADHIITLAKVGDLHARRQVMAIVREKDIVHKLFEDAEKRFGKINGGYTRIVKIGTRPGDSAPVSLVELVSTEEAKPKAKKKSKSPEKVKQPEPVKQEKEDTAEASAAASADQASTLPENTEEPTGEGSADAVEASPVKAETDQQAPQADAESKDAEEVTKKQE; from the coding sequence ATGAGACACAGAAAATCAGGAATCAAGCTCGGCCGTACCACCAGCCACAGGCAGGCCATGTTTCGTAACATGGTGACCTCCTTGTTCAAATATGAGCGCATACGCACCACCGACGTAAAGGCCAAGGAATTGCGCCGTTGGGCTGACCATATCATTACTTTAGCTAAAGTCGGCGATCTGCATGCACGCAGGCAAGTAATGGCGATTGTGCGCGAAAAAGACATTGTACACAAGCTGTTTGAAGACGCCGAAAAGCGGTTTGGGAAAATCAACGGCGGATATACCCGAATTGTTAAAATTGGTACCCGCCCTGGTGATTCAGCACCCGTTTCATTGGTAGAGCTGGTTTCGACAGAGGAAGCCAAGCCAAAAGCCAAGAAAAAGTCCAAATCACCAGAAAAAGTAAAACAACCTGAGCCGGTAAAACAAGAAAAAGAAGATACCGCAGAAGCATCGGCCGCCGCTTCGGCTGATCAAGCATCGACATTGCCGGAAAACACAGAAGAGCCGACTGGCGAAGGCAGCGCCGATGCAGTCGAGGCCTCGCCGGTAAAAGCAGAAACCGATCAGCAAGCCCCACAGGCTGACGCTGAATCAAAAGATGCTGAGGAAGTTACCAAAAAGCAGGAATAA